ctggtggcgaacttcgatgcccagtggatgtaatataccttaaatcctttattgtatagtgtaggtttattcttagttactatgccgtaatttctttattgtatagagtaggtttgttcttaattcctactagttactgcaatcattcgctatctgaaaaaaaatcagatgtagtcgaccggaccgaaacattcgactctaacgggccaggtttttagcgggccacaattgggccggcctgcgtttcttgggcccgaatgattggggccttcacacattgcgccaggcccaaacttacaccggcctatattttagttggccttttgtcgacccagcgcttagtttggcccaggtagcgttgggccattaacaggctgaatattgtactggcctgttacggccgagatgaaaccacgggcctttagcaggccaaaatgcatgttgggcctcaattttcactagtcgttgacgggccttcagcaggccgaaatgtagaccgggccattTTGGGCCCAATTAgctcacgggccattaccaggccgaaacatatctcgggccttagttggcccattgatatcatgggcctttaagaggccgaaagcttagcacaggcatcaacgggccgaattacgcgacgggcctttaacaggcccaaagtcacattgggcttaactgttgccacctttagaacgggccgttagtgggcccgatgtcccgtcggaccatatatggcccatgggcagcacgggccattcccaggccgaaagtcacaccgggctgaaatgggcccatgtctacatcaggcctctaacaggccgaaagtcactgggctgtagttgggcccaaatattcggcgaacaattaatgggccagatctggcttcgggccgcaaatgggctcaaatattgggcgaacaattaacgggccagatctggcttcgggctgtaaatgggcccaaatattgggcgaacaattaacgggccagatctggcttcgggccgtaaatgggcctttattaagaaggtcgttattgggctggcccactagtacctgattaagttctacgggcctttgactgggccggcctttttaacctatatgggcctttgttgggcccagccacgtgtcgacgtatcataggcatgtctcctccaatggacgggcgacatctggcccactgacgagctgacatgtgttcccttcggccaatcagaattttacacgtggaaatgtcccattggtcagggctgttaacgggttatcggatccaaaatctgacccgatagcttaacggcgttccgttacggtggatgccacgtgtcggtcacccttgacgaaagcacttctgtgacgcgtgatttatcgtcatggaagtggacacttccgtgatgataattttggtaatgttatggaacacttgtatgacagcataggtatgactatcttgattctgtcataaatttgtcatggatgtacatgcatgacaaaaaacgcgatctactgtgacaaacacgtatcatcacggaagtgtattttttttgtagtgtaagcccATAAGCTAGGACCTGACTTCAAGAAGTGGATtcattgaaccagttttcaagatcgACGACCAGAAAAGAAGAACATATCCCAGAATAACCGAGGTGTGTCCatacttgaagaccggttcaggagATACTGATTGTGTCCCGGGCACCCGGCTAGGGGGTCTCTAAACAGGTCGTCTCCCGGTCTAGTGGGCCAGGCCGATGACCCCATGTCGGTTCACTAGTGGGCCACATCAAAGCGACCCATGTCGTATGAAAGGAAGGCTCCCAAAGACTTGTTGTATACTCCAAGATGTTAGAAGTCGTTTACAACCCGTTCTCTTTGTACGTCTAggatgtaaccctagaccccccggTACCTATATAAACCGAGGGGTAGGGCTCATAGAGAGACAGAACAATTTCAGGGTAGCTCGACTGTATTATATACTCCATCCAAACGCAATAAAAcacaagtaggacatagggttttatctTCCCCAAGAGCCCGAACGTAGGAAAAACTCATGTCTTTGTTACCATCATCTCAAGACCCTTAGTTTGGGACCTACTACTCGAGATGTGCCGGATTTTGCTCTAAGTGTTCATATCTTTGAAGTCCTTCAATCTGTAAAGACAGAAGATGATCTTGCCTTTGCATAAGAAAACAAAGCTTTTCAAACGAATTTGTACCTTTTTGCACCAACATACTATTGATCTCTTGCCTTTTTCCGATTGAACCCATGCTTTAAAATTGATTGTTTTTAGGGATAGGAAGATAAGAACAAACAAGAACTAAGAAAAACAATATAACAATGGCTTAATGAATCGCTTTTGCTCATCTTTTCTATATTTGTTTCTTCCTTCCCGTTTTCTATTTTTAGTCGACCCCACATAACAGGTATCGGACCCCACACCAACAAGTATATTGACATGATATACGAATGCACTATGTGTATACATAAGCAATGTTGCAAATCTTGGCGCGGATCGACGGTGCAGGATCCGCGTGTCCCCGTACCTGCGTGCTATAAATTCTCTCTCCGGACGCCTCAACTATTAAAGACTTATCATTATACTTTTGCTTCCATCGTATTCATCGAATTGAATATAAGTTTGGACAAAATATCGTGGGGATGTCATACCACCAACTACAACACCCCTCCTTTGTACCGCCGCACATCCACGACAGACAGTTGAATAAACAGAGCATATACTCATAATATCATGCACAAGCAGAAGAATCCAACAAGCTCCTACAACCCATGTAGAGCAAAGTGGTGAAGCCACCAACCGTTATGCTACACATAGCAAACAAAACATATGTTCCAACACACCATGGTGCAAGGTGGGGACTAGGCtcccgtaggcacctcgtcgtcgacgggaacgtctcttcCCACTGAATGTGCATCGTCGGAAATCCTAAAATAATCCAGCAATATGCGAGCACCagaacttgaaccctggtgggctgaagATACCATAgtctctctaaccatccaaccacgggTTGGTTTTGCAAGCTATGTTAGTAGCCCATAGTGTTTAGGCTCAGTTTAGATTAAAAAATTTATGGGAGGGAGGTCACAAATACAGAAATTAAGCTCTTCAGGGGCTCCTTAGATCTATATCGTAATGCAAAACCCTACTTTAGTACCGTAGTCTTGTTAACTAGTGCATGATTGACTTAGTTCGACCCCGTCTTAATGCGAACAAACCTATGGTTgtatggttagagggacagtggtatccccagcccatcaggattcaagtcctggtgcttgcattattcctggatttatttcaggattttcgacgatgctctttcagtgggaggagatgttcccatCGAAGACGAGACGCTTATGGTGAcctcgtaaatctcaagatgatatgtcggctcagtctctcaaaggtgctcatagggatagggtgtgcgtgtatgcATTCATAAGGATGAGTGTATGCACGCATGTATGACCGTTTGCATTTGTACTGTGTTAAGAAAAAAGTGTTcagtatattgattattaggaagtataggatagactaggatttggtcctgccttgtcttgtactccaagtcggtctttgtactcctatatatatgcccacggggctcaagcaatccatcatattccaccaaacctctctcccttctaacatggtatcagccttacctcgatcctaaaccctagcagcagccgcttccgcacccgcgcgccgccctcaGGGTGGTCGACCTCCATGAccaccgccgggggccgcgccgcccgtacctagggttcgtccgcccgTCGTGTTGACCggttgccctagagagtcttttcccgatcctttgatccgaatttttctctctctctcgccggtcgttttgatcggcATTTACTTTTTGGTTTTTCGATCTAAGATCGGTTTGCGTCGCTCGCCGCCACGTCGACCCCGCGCCTCTACTCCAACCTCACGATGAGTACAACCACGACCGGCCTCCTCTTGCACTGTGCGGCCTACTGCAGCACGTCATTTCTTCGTCGGCCACCGTCGTCTTGTTCGGATTGGAATTCCTCATCAACCACACATCCAGCCAGCTTGGAAGCAGCACGTCTTACGTGCGCAGGTGCAATGGCTGCTCTTGACCCGCCACAAAGCTTCAATCGTGGTGGCAGGTTACGTGCACAGGCACGATCGCCGCCAGCGCGTCCTGCGTTGGCCCGCGCCGCGTGGCCTCTGTTGCTCAGACATTTCACGCGGGTGTTTGGCTGCTCATGCATCTGTGCTGATCATCCGATCGTAGGATGTAAATCTGCATGCTGGCTCTTCAAATCATGTGTATTTGGTCTGATCAACCGAGAACACACGGAACACTCTATCATCGCAGCGCGGTCGGTCTAATCAACCGCCTGCGCACAACCCTGTAAGATTCCATGAGGATGGTCACCGAGTACAGCgtgcctctccaccgatcgagcaacgggttgccgttgcgtcgccccatcgggccgcagcgccgccgccgcgtgGTTCTTCTTCCGGCTGCACCGACCCGTGTCACCGCTGCGTCATCCCTTCAGGCCGTAGTGCCATGGCCAGCGGTCCACCGCCGCACTGAGGCCATCCGCTCCAAGTCGTCTCCATGGcagcaccgaccctcgcgccgctgctgcgtcgccccgtcgggccatcGCGAGCGTGCCACGCGGTCCATGCCGCCGTCCCGAGGCcgtcccgcggttgcaccgacccgcgctcCTTCGCCGCGCCGCCCTTTCGGCTGTCACACCGTGGCCTGCGGCccctgccgccgccccgaggtcttcctgcCGTCACCCTAGCCTGCCCGCAGCCGCTGCATCGCCCCTTTAGGCCGTAGTGCGGCGGACCGCGGTCCACTTCGTCGTCCCCGTGCATCGacttcccgtggtatgcgccgtgccgcctcccttggcgcgggaacgtcaTCGTCCGTGCCGGTCTTCGTCATGTTGttgggttcttcgcctacttcgggcaccgccgctgccgccgtcaggccgctgtcgccgctcttctttggccgccgccgctacCCACATAAACGCCGCCacccgtccacctccttcgtctttgtccagcaccagcccatcgccagcgtcgtcgtcatctaccccgaccacttcgtctactccgacaaccgcgggagACATCGGCCTCACGCTGATTGGCGCCGCAACtctcgtcgagttcttctctgctggcccgtccgacttcttcgacatggcgtacagctcgtgcaggtccctcatcTATGcttgcccggtgctggcaacaccgatgcgtgccttcgtctacgacgtgtccccgggcctggcaagcctggggcggcgcttcgtcaacttcttcttccgtctacgcatgcccggtgctggcaacaccggtgcgtgccttcgtccatgatgtatccccgggcttggcaaacccgccgcgacgcgtcatcaacaacatcttcttctcggcgcaccactacttcgacaccactgcgcccatgctaactcggcacCTCCTTGCGCCCGCGGTTCCACGGCGACATCCTTGACACCGGCTActccgactcgacatcgaccacgacattcttcgcacggctacctcgaccacggctccaccatcatacgctctcggctacctcgacaaacggcacaaagggctaccgccttgcttgagcaacctcgtcggtttccactccagccacgacttcgcgatgcatcgaccgttacgactgtggggggtgtccgtcggcttgccttcggattcttctccagtctcaccgtctgggtcgctaccgttgtgactacgGGGGGATATTGAGTATATTGActattaggaagtataggatagactaggatttggtcctgccttgtcttgtactccaaatcgatctttgtactcctatatatatgcccacgggGCTCAAGCAATCCATCATATTTCACCAAACCTCTCTCTTCTAACAAAAAGGACCCCGTCTTAATTTCCCCCCAAGCTTCACCGCTGCGCGCCGCGTCTCCGATGTGCACACAACGCAGAGCCGCCGGGCAGACGGAAGAATAATCGTTTGCACGTGACGTGCATGGCAGCCACACATCCAAGGGCGACGAGGAAGCTCAAAAACACCAAAACCGACTGATGCTTTCAGAAAGCTAGATATCTTgttcaaaatttgttcatatttCACGCCCGAGTAGAGTTTGACTGAAATCGACAACTGCTTGCTGGAAGAGCTCTCCTACGAAGTTCACCTACCATGACAATCTTGGGGTACTCCTATTGAGTAAACGTCGCCGCCAAGAACATGTCCTCCTCGGTCCCGACCCACCCGCAGCTACCGCAGCGCTCGCCGCCACGGCAGCACTCGTTGACGCCGCCGAACTTCCTCGCTTGCACGGCCACGCGATCGGCTGCCGCTACAGCGTGGACGACCTTGACCTCGACGAGCAACTTGGGCGCCTTGCACCCACCGCCCAGCTCCCGGCCCGCTGGCGAGAGTCTCAGCCAGCTCTCCTCCGACGCCGACTTCGCGCGCGCCGACAAGGCGAGCTCGGCCCCCGCCAGCACGCGCGACGACGGCCTCCCTGTTCCCAAGAACGCCGCGAGGCCGGACGACGAAGGGCGCGGCCTCCACCGGAGCTCGAACGCGACCTTGCCCGGTGCGGCGACGGCCCCGCCGTTGCCCGCCAGCTGGAAGCGCACGCGCTCGCCCCAGAGCACGTCATCGCCGCCGGCGCCGCACGGGACCTCGCGCGTGTCCACGCGGATCCGCCGCCTCCTGTCACCGGACGGGACGTAGTACCTCACAAAGAGGCCGCCCTCGAGCCGTGCCTCGACGCCAGCAACCCGGACGACCTTGACGTCGAACTCGAGACTCGGATGCCTCCACAGGGTCGCCATGCTTCTACTTCTCCTCAAGTGTCGAATTAAACTATGTACTCTATGCCTGATAGTTGCTGAGCGAGCAGCGGGGTAACTGAGCTTGAACTGAATCTTTCTCGTATGGAGGCGCTTATATAGGACTTTGTTGGGTTGGGAGGCCCCAAGTGGAACTAGTTATGCATATCCAAGTGCTCAGTGGCGCGTCGGGGGTTCAAGGGGATATGCACGCAACGCATAGAGGATGCCGCATGGGAGCAGTCGCTTTATGTCGCGACGGCAGCCATGCAAAACCACATGGCTGAAAATGAAATGGCCCTGGCTTTCCCGAGACCGAGAGGAGCAAGCCGCGCGTGCCAGTGGGAGTTGAATACCTTGTGGGGTTGGGCAAATGGGGTGACTATGCCAACCCGAGGAGGACAAAGGGGGCGACTATGCCAACCCAAGGAAGATCCTCTAGTGGCACTTCAGGAAGATAGAATCATTCTTCCTGTCAGTTCTCAGGTGAACCGTCCCGCTATCTAGCCGAGCATCCccgttagagcaactccaacgttcCGATCCAAACGGACGGCGTTTTTATCCGTTTTTCGTTCATTTGGTTCGGTCGCCCGCTCGGCGTCTGCCCCATTTGAGATATGGGTCGGCAGTGCGCctaacgcgccgacccatttcatatTCGCACGCAAATTTTGAAAAAAGGTCCGCGGCCATAATTCATGCCAACGGCCATGTTGTCGCCCGAAAgttcatgccggcaccatgccagcgccggcatacaatgTCAGCTTTAGAAAATACCACATAGTTCGGCTGGCGCACTTGCCAGCGACCGGCACatatgccagcacacaaaaaggggcgggagttcgaccacgccatcacGGCCGTGGTCAGGCCAGCACACTTGCCggcatacaaaaaaaggatggcgctcgccgccataggtcactcgtcgtcgaacttgagcatcttctcgaaccacggcctcttccttggcgacacggtgttggGATCCACCTtaatgatctccaccccggtcatcatgccgcggagccacttctttcgccttggtcttggcgttggcggcctcgatctctagcatcttgtcttgcttctccgcctccatctcaagcatcttggcttgcttctctgtgtccatctcaagcctcctcctttgtaTCTCCATGAAGGCATTCATTTGTTCTTCTTTGTatcgccggcgctcctcctcccttgagtccttcttgctcatcatgccctccacttgtcctccttcttggagttcgtCTTCCCCTGCGGGTGTGGCTTCTCGACGTCTTCCTCCTCCACGGCCCTCTTCCCCCCACGCGActtgagggcggcatattgcgccttgaacttctcctcgtcttTGATGACCCTCCAACAATgagagaggttgaagcacttgccctCGTGTTGGGctttgaatgcctccaaagcttggaatGCCTAAAAATGTATTGCATGCAAGCATATTGGCAACAAGGATATGGAAATGGACATGCAAGCATAAACGGAATGAAACAAAAGAGGCCAGCCACttgcataccatgtcttgcatgccgatgccgctcacggggtgggccttgacgctctcaagagtggcacaaaacttattgcactcttgttggatcaccctccatcaCTTCGAAATAGACACCCACCCGCGCGTGCTTAGTATTTGGTACggcggaaacttcttgcgctcatggaactcacggtggacacgaatccaaaaggttgatgccttttgttcggcgccggtcttggggtcttgcccaatgtccctccaacactcacaaaggagcttgtcctcggccgccgtgtatgccttcgtccgcttgctcttgcgcttcggcttcgccccggcggcttggttggcgagctcatcctcgaacaaaggctcccctTCGATGTCgcactcatcctcttcctcttgcccgtagtcatccggaaactcgtggtcgagtgggaagccgtccaggtccagGCTGACCTGATCATGCATGAAGGCCACCTGATCTTGATCAAAAGTGGACGGCGTGAATGCCCATCGGcagtcctggctttgtgtctcttCGGGGTCGTAGCCATCCCGGCGGCACCGCCAGCGGCCGCcgcaccaccctcgaagatgatgttttgcaTGTACTCGTCGTCGCCGGAGGCCGACATTCCGTCAAACAGGTTGTGTGCGCCCGGCAGCACGTCGGCTGGCATGTGCCGCGCGCGTTTCCTCGCTCCTCCGGATGACGAGCCACGGGCCACcggtgtggcgttgaggtcgatgggcgtgGGCGCGGGCATGGAAGGCGCCACCACGCTCACCTCGggcgagcactccccggagaggcgggaggcctgcgggtagacgtCGAAGCCGGGTATCGGCTGCGTCGCCGACGCGCGGGGTGAGTCAGGCAGCACCATCCGAGTGAACGCGGATGAGCTGGTGCTGGCCGCGGCCACGGCAGCGTTGACAAGgctgtgctggctagggtttaaccctagcatatatagcgcctccctcgttgccaGCACGACGCGGGCGTTAGTGACCTCCTGCtgcacggcggcggcgacggcggccgccaTGATCGCTTCGTCGCTCACGTCCGtcgcgtgcctccggcccttcctcttcgTCGACTCCCTTTGCCCGCTGTTCGGGCGTCAGCGTCTTCTTCGGCTTGGGCGTGGCGTTGGTCTTGCGGGGGGCGCAAGGCTTGCCTTTGCCGGAGAGGGCGGTCATCATGaaggacgaggcgagggaggcgaggccggcggcggcatcAAGGTTGTCGTCCATGGCGGGCGGCGGGAGCACGCGTGGGCGGGAGTGTTTTTGGGGGGAAATGAAGGAAATGGTGAAggctgccaccgaccagcgggccagGGGGAGGAGAAGGCGAGCGTGCGCACGTGTGTCTTGTGTCCGCGCTGACGCAAATCtggctcaaaaatgggccgggaatgggtcagCATGTGGACGAAAAGCAGATgcgcgtctgtttgggtcggcgcattgggGCCCAACGCACCAACCCAAATGGacgcccgcggacaaaatgggttGCCCCGTTGGAGTGGCTCTTAGTTCGCACTTGGACGTAAAAGTACTTGTGTCATAAACCAAAATGTGTCGTACAACCCAGGAATGTTTCGCACAGCGTGACATAGCATGCTATGTGGTGAATTGAATTGGGGGATAAATTGTGCAGCTGAAGCAATAGAAGTGAAGGAGGCCCCGCGGAAAGGGGTGAATTGAAAATACCCAAACCTCAAATAAGTAAGAGGACGAAGCATATCAGCTTGCTTTCCTGAGGAATGGGGATGGACTCCTGAAGGGTGTCCTAGCCAATGGCGATGATCCTCGGACACGGGTAAGCTACCTCTGTTGGTGGCAAGTGCCCGACGTGGGAGATCTGGCCTAGCTGACCCTGCCATCTGAAGGAGGCAAAGGCGGAATTTGGAAGGAAGCGAAGGGCATGGAAAAGAGGATTAGGGCACCGGCGCTCGAGAAGGAAGACAAAGGTGGGGGGAAGAGTGTAATTTTTTCCCTCCGTGGCCTCTCGCTATTTATAGGGAACAATTTGCAAAACAGCGGTGGCTCAACCATGTCGTGTGGCGATAAAACCCCTATTTTCCGCGGCTTGTGTGTTAATTATGCGCAAAGAGCGAGGGAATGGATGTTAGTCGTCGTGCGTATTGATACGCACGATCCCTTTCTTGATTGGACGGAACGACGGTGGTCCCATGACCCACATTTGCACGCCATGTTGATCGTCATGCCAAGAGACTGCTTAATCGGGTGGGCTCATGGATGAGACATGGTCGTGGTCAGACCCAAGTCAGATCACCGTCACAGAGCAAGCACGGAACTAATTCGTGGCTAAGAGAGTCTCCGACATAAGGTGTGACGCGAAGATGGCAAGATGCTTATCGGAAATCGAGATGGTCTCAAACACTCAGATCTAAGCCGATAAGATATGACCTGActtttgttgggtaacgtagtaataattcaaaaaaattcctacgtgtcaccaagatcaatctaggagattctggcaacgagagagagggagtgcatcttcatacccttgaagatcgctaagcggaagcgttccaaggaacgtagttgatggagtcgtactcgcgtcgattcaaatcgcggaagatccgatctagcaccaaacggacggcgccttcgtgttcaacacacgtacagcccggggacgtctcctccttcttgatccagcaagtggagaggagaagttgagggagaactctggcaTCACTACAGCGCGGTGGAGCNNNNNNNNNNNNNNNNNNNNNNNNNNNNNNNNNNNNNNNNNNNNNNNNNNNNNNNNNNNNNNNNNNNNNNNNNNNNNNNNNNNNNNNNNNNNNNNNNNNNNNNNNNNNNNNNNNNNNNNNNNNNNNNNNNNNNNNNNNNNNNNNNNNNNNNNNNNNNNNNNNNNNNNNNNNNNNNNNNNNNNNNNNNNNNNNNNNNNNNNNgggtgaaggggagagggggccagcccccctagatgcatctagaggggggcggcggccaagaggggttGCCCCCAAgttggtgggggcgcgcccccacccctagggttttaaccctaggcgccttgggccccttggggGTGCACCAGCCGACTagaggggctggttcccacccacgTTCAGCCCATTTGGTCCCCCGgggccggtggacccccggaaccctttcggtggtcccggtacaataccgataacccccgaaacattTTCGGCGacaactggacttcccatatataaatattcacctctgGTCCATTATGGAACTCCTGGTGACGTccggatatcatccgggactccgaacaactctcAGTAACCACATACagttcccattacaactctagcatcactgaaccttaagtgtgtagtccctacgggttcgggaaccatgtagacatgaccgagacacctgtccagccaataaccaatagcgggatctggatacccatattggctcccacatgttccacgatgatctcatcggatgaaccacgatgtcggggattcaatcaatcatgtatacaattccctttgtccatcggtatgttactcgcacgagattcgatcgtcggtatccccataccttgttcaatctcgttaccggcaagtctctttactcgttccgtaacacatgatctcgtggctaactccttagtcacattgagctcatcatgatgatgcattactgagtgggcccagagatacctctccgtcatacggagtgacaaatcccagtctcgattcatgctaacccaacagacacttttggagatacctgtagtgcacctttatagtcaccaagttacgttgtgacgtttgatacacccaaagcattcctacggtatccgggagttgcacaatctcatggcctaaggaaatgatacttgacattagaaaagctctagcaaacgaactgcacgatcttgtgctttgcttaggattgggtcttgtccatcacatcattctcctaatgatgtgatcccgttatcaatgacatccaatgtccatggtcagaaaaccacaaccatctattgatcaacgagctagtcaactagaggcacactagggacatgttgtggtctatgtattgacacatgtattatagtttccggttaatacaattatagcatgaacaatagacaattatcatgaacaaggaaatataataataaccattttattattgcctctagggcatattttcaacagtctcccacttgcactagagtcaataatctagttacattgtgatgaatcgaacacccatagagttgtggtgctgatcgtgttttgctcgtggaagaggtttagtcaatggatctgcgacattcagatccgtatgtactttacaaatatccgtgtctccatcttgaatatattcacgaatggagttgaagtggcgcttgatgtgcttggtcttcttgtgaaacctgggctccttggcaatggcaatagctccagtgttgtcacagaagagagtcatcgggcctgacgcattggaAATCACTCCTAGCtcggtgataaactccttcatccagactccttcctgcgctgcttccgaagcaactatgtactccgcttcacatggtgatcccgccacgacgctttgcttgcaattgcaccagctgactgccccaccattcgaaatatacacatatccggtttgtgacttggagtcatccggatctgtgtcaaagctagcatcgatgtaaccctttacgatgagctcttcggcacctccg
This region of Triticum aestivum cultivar Chinese Spring chromosome 2D, IWGSC CS RefSeq v2.1, whole genome shotgun sequence genomic DNA includes:
- the LOC123049454 gene encoding uncharacterized protein, with translation MATLWRHPSLEFDVKVVRVAGVEARLEGGLFVRYYVPSGDRRRRIRVDTREVPCGAGGDDVLWGERVRFQLAGNGGAVAAPGKVAFELRWRPRPSSSGLAAFLGTGRPSSRVLAGAELALSARAKSASEESWLRLSPAGRELGGGCKAPKLLVEVKVVHAVAAADRVAVQARKFGGVNECCRGGERCGSCGWVGTEEDMFLAATFTQ